A window of the Carassius gibelio isolate Cgi1373 ecotype wild population from Czech Republic chromosome B16, carGib1.2-hapl.c, whole genome shotgun sequence genome harbors these coding sequences:
- the LOC127975090 gene encoding mothers against decapentaplegic homolog 4 translates to MSVNAPNSSDACLSIVHSLMCHRQGGENETFAKRAIESLVKKLKEKRDELDSLITAITTNGVHPSKCVTIQRTLDGRLQVAGRKGFPHVIYARLWRWPDLHKNELKHVKFCQYAFDLKYDNVCVNPYHYERVVSPGIVGFSLPNTGRLIKEEHIHDCIQMEGPSSMTLQRDHHPPDHYSPQPLRLMSPEPPQRTTSSVTLYPSLPLSPSSSASRLSMQAEHPEGLLQIASPAGRALTSSSPPSTPTHSHAPTHSQPSSQQPSVSQSEYSTSKHTQTQGTYHTTTWTGTSTASYTPAGPQQNGRSHQQTPSPHTSHFWSQHHTPASYPQPVSNHPGPEFWCSISYFEMDVQVGEMFKVLANCPVVTVDGYVDPSGGDRFCLGQLSNVHRTDASERARLHIGKGVQLECRGEGDVWMRCLSDHAVFVQSYYLDREAGRAPGDAVHKIYPGALIKVFDLRQCHRQMQQQAATAQAAAAAQAAAVAGNIPGPGSVGGIAPAISLSAAAGIGVDDLRRLCILRLSFVKGWGPDYPRQTIKQTPCWVEVHLHRALQLLDEVLHTMPLADPGPAN, encoded by the exons ATGTCTGTGAATGCGCCCAACAGCAGTGATGCATGTTTAAGCATCGTTCACAGCCTGATGTGCCACCGTCAGGGAGGAGAGAATGAGACCTTCGCCAAACGTGCCATCGAAAGCCTGGTGAAGAAACTCAAAGAAAAAAGAGACGAGCTCGACTCCCTCATCACTGCTATCACCACAAATGGAGTTCATCCAAGCAAGTGTGTCACCATACAAAGAACGCTGGACGGACGTTTACAG GTGGCTGGGCGGAAAGGTTTCCCTCATGTCATATACGCTCGTCTGTGGCGATGGCCGGACCTTCACAAGAATGAACTCAAGCATGTCAAGTTCTGTCAGTATGCATTCGATCTGAAGTACGATAACGTGTGTGTGAACCCCTACCACTATGAGCGCGTGGTGTCCCCTGGGATTG tTGGATTCAGTTTACCAAACACAG GCAGGCTGATAAAAGAAGAGCACATACATGACTGCATCCAGATGGAGGGTCCGTCGAGTATGACCTTACAGCGAGACCATCACCCTCCAGATCACTACAGCCCACAGCCGCTGAGACTGATGTCCCCAGAGCCGCCCCAGCGGACCACTTCCTCGGTCACTCTCTACCCCAGCCTGCCCCTCTCTCCATCCT CAAGTGCATCCAGGTTGTCAATGCAGGCAGAACATCCTGAGGGACTGTTACAGATCGCATCCCCAGCGGGACGTGCCTTGACCTCCAGCTCTCCACCTTCCACCCCAACACACAGTCACGCACCCACACACAGCCAGCCTTCTTCCCAGCAGCCCTCTGTCAGCCAGAGTGAATACAGCACCTCAAAGCACACGCAGACACAGGGAACTTACCACA cAACAACCTGGACAGGGACCAGCACAGCCTCCTATACTCCTGCTGGACCACAGCAGAATGGACGGAGTCATCAGCAAACCCCTTCCCCTCACACTAGCCACTTCT GGTCTCAGCATCACACACCAGCCTCATACCCTCAACCAGTTTCTAACCATCcag GCCCAGAGTTCTGGTGCTCAATCTCTTACTTCGAGATGGATGTGCAGGTCGGGGAGATGTTTAAAGTTCTGGCCAACTGTCCTGTGGTGACAGTAGATGGATATGTGGACCCCTCAGGTGGGGACCGCTTTTGTTTGGGTCAGCTCAGCAATGTTCACCGAACTGATGCCAGCGAGAGGGCACG GCTTCACATTGGTAAAGGTGTTCAGCTGGAGTGCCGTGGAGAGGGGGACGTGTGGATGCGTTGCCTAAGTGACCATGCTGTATTCGTGCAAAGTTACTACCTGGACAGAGAGGCAGGGAGAGCGCCAGGGGATGCTGTTCACAAGATCTACCCAGGAGCCCTCATTAAG GTGTTTGATCTTCGTCAGTGTCACAGGCAGATGCAGCAGCAAGCAGCGACTGCGCAGGCAGCAGCGGCTGCACAGGCTGCAGCAGTGGCTGGGAACATCCCGGGGCCTGGCAGTGTTGGAGGAATCGCTCCAGCCATCA GTCTGTCGGCGGCTGCTGGAATAGGTGTTGATGACCTGAGACGTTTGTGTATCCTGCGGCTGAGTTTTGTAAAAGGCTGGGGACCCGACTACCCTCGACAGACCATCAAACAGACACCGTGCTGGGTGGAAGTTCATCTACACCGTGCCCTGCAGCTGTTGGACGAGGTCCTGCACACCATGCCCCTCGCTGACCCCGGACCTGCCAACTGA
- the chtopb gene encoding chromatin target of PRMT1b isoform X2: protein MNPQDSQKIILNSTCTVSLHDRFTGLLKHQSADVMDITAAVNQQTAASLKNQRLALEMANRPTVLAALHNTSNINNQLCKVSVKARLGCPMGRGGMMELRGQKRGRGGGGRRGLVKGFSSRRSDQKGWSQLQHGGIVNWTGPVRNRGGGAIIKTEGNAERQVPHPGTAQGAGRFTSVSRAHSRCSRARFSSPQIASREQLDKQLDEYMSMTKSHMDAELDAYMAEVDLGDSV from the exons ATGAATCCTCAGGATTCCCAAAAGATCATCCTGAACAGCACATGCACCGTCTCTCTGCATGACCG CTTCACCGGTTTGCTGAAGCATCAGTCGGCAGATGTGATGGACATCACAGCCGCAGTGAACCAGCAGACTGCAGCCTCTCTGAAGAACCAGCGTCTGGCTCTGGAGATGGCCAACAGACCTACTGTGCTGGCCGCCCTTCATAACACATCT AATATAAATAATCAACTGTGCAAAGTGAGCGTGAAGGCGAGACTAGGCTGTCCCATGGGGAGAGGGGGCATGATGGAATTGCGGGGGCAAAAGAGGGGAAGAGGGGGCGGTGGCAGAAGAGGACTGGTCAAAGGATTTTCTTCAAGGAGAA GTGATCAGAAGGGGTGGAGCCAGCTACAGCATGGAGGAATTGTGAATTGGACTGGACCAGTGAGAAACAGAGGGGGAGGAGCCATTATAAAGACAG AAGGAAATGCAGAGCGGCAGGTGCCACATCCAGGAACAGCACAAG GGGCCGGCCGTTTTACGTCTGTCAGTAGGGCACATTCAAGGTGCAGCCGAGCCAGATTCAGCAGCCCCCAGATTGCTTCTCGGGAGCAGTTGGATAAACAACTGGATGAGTACATGTCCATGACCAAGAGTCATATGGATGCAGAGCTGGATGCATATATGGCTGAGGTGGATTTGGGTGACAGTGTGTGA
- the chtopb gene encoding chromatin target of PRMT1b isoform X1 gives MNPQDSQKIILNSTCTVSLHDRFTGLLKHQSADVMDITAAVNQQTAASLKNQRLALEMANRPTVLAALHNTSNINNQLCKVSVKARLGCPMGRGGMMELRGQKRGRGGGGRRGLVKGFSSRRISSLGDQKGWSQLQHGGIVNWTGPVRNRGGGAIIKTEGNAERQVPHPGTAQGAGRFTSVSRAHSRCSRARFSSPQIASREQLDKQLDEYMSMTKSHMDAELDAYMAEVDLGDSV, from the exons ATGAATCCTCAGGATTCCCAAAAGATCATCCTGAACAGCACATGCACCGTCTCTCTGCATGACCG CTTCACCGGTTTGCTGAAGCATCAGTCGGCAGATGTGATGGACATCACAGCCGCAGTGAACCAGCAGACTGCAGCCTCTCTGAAGAACCAGCGTCTGGCTCTGGAGATGGCCAACAGACCTACTGTGCTGGCCGCCCTTCATAACACATCT AATATAAATAATCAACTGTGCAAAGTGAGCGTGAAGGCGAGACTAGGCTGTCCCATGGGGAGAGGGGGCATGATGGAATTGCGGGGGCAAAAGAGGGGAAGAGGGGGCGGTGGCAGAAGAGGACTGGTCAAAGGATTTTCTTCAAGGAGAA TCTCCTCTCTAGGTGATCAGAAGGGGTGGAGCCAGCTACAGCATGGAGGAATTGTGAATTGGACTGGACCAGTGAGAAACAGAGGGGGAGGAGCCATTATAAAGACAG AAGGAAATGCAGAGCGGCAGGTGCCACATCCAGGAACAGCACAAG GGGCCGGCCGTTTTACGTCTGTCAGTAGGGCACATTCAAGGTGCAGCCGAGCCAGATTCAGCAGCCCCCAGATTGCTTCTCGGGAGCAGTTGGATAAACAACTGGATGAGTACATGTCCATGACCAAGAGTCATATGGATGCAGAGCTGGATGCATATATGGCTGAGGTGGATTTGGGTGACAGTGTGTGA